CGGTCGCAGATGCTGATCAATTCGTAGCCGATGCCAAGGCTGCCGGGGCAAGTGTCCATCGTGAACCGGCCGATATTCCCCAGACCGGTCGTTTCGCTATCCTATCCGACCCCCAGGGTGCAGCGTTCGGCATCCTGCAACCTGATCTCAGCAATATGTCCGAGGCGGAGATCGCAAAGGCCGAAGCGGGCGAGGCCGCGTTCAATCAGCGAAAGTCCGGCCATGGCCACTGGCACGAATTGATGTCCAGCGATCCGGATGCCGGGTTTGCCTTTTATTCTGGACTTCTCGGCTGGACCAAAGGCGAAGCGATGGACATGGGTGATATGGGAACCTACCAACTCTTCCGTCACAAGGGGACAGATATCGGCGGAATGATGGGCCTCGGCGAAGCGCTGGTACCCAATTGGCTGCCGTATTTTGGTGTGGATGGCAGTGTTGCTACGAAGATCGACGAGATCAAGAATGCGGGTGGAGCCATCCATCACGGTCCAATCGAAGTTCCCGGCCCTGCCTGGATCGCGGTCGCACAAGACCCTCACGGTGCCTGGTTCGCAGTGACCGGGCCGGAAAAATGACATCTCGCGAGCGATCGGGGCATCCATGACCACCGCTCAGTCACGTTTGGCGACGGCCTCCGCGCCGTGGCGCAGGATCTGCGCGGCGGTCGAGAAGGCCTTTATCTCTGGCACATGACGTCGATCACGTCGCAACAGAACATATTCGACGAACGACGTCTTGCCCCGCCTCGCTTTGACGGGTGCATAGCCTAGTCGAGGATCCGGGGGGCATTCGGATTCAGAGAAGAAGGAAATACCAAGGCCATTTGCCACGGCCTCTCGGACAACTTCAGCGCCCTCGATTTCAATGACACGCCCGGGGACCAGATCATTCGAGCCCATGGCCCGTTCGATCAAGGCGCGTGTTCTGGATTGTTTTTCACGTAGGATGATCGTCTGCTCCGAAACCAGTTCAAGAGGAAAGACGGAATTTCTGACCAGACCAGACCCTGCGGGAAAACACGCGAACAGTCGTTCAATTCCGAAAGGAAGGATTTCCAGTGACGTGCCCACCAGCGGCTCCACCACGACACCAACGTCAGCGCGC
This genomic window from Qingshengfaniella alkalisoli contains:
- a CDS encoding VOC family protein, whose protein sequence is MSDKFHGTPCWYELATSKGKLAAAGKFYSEIFGWQIADSGMPGFTYHLAKFDGDMVAGLMEIPEDVAGMPPNWMIYFSVADADQFVADAKAAGASVHREPADIPQTGRFAILSDPQGAAFGILQPDLSNMSEAEIAKAEAGEAAFNQRKSGHGHWHELMSSDPDAGFAFYSGLLGWTKGEAMDMGDMGTYQLFRHKGTDIGGMMGLGEALVPNWLPYFGVDGSVATKIDEIKNAGGAIHHGPIEVPGPAWIAVAQDPHGAWFAVTGPEK
- a CDS encoding LysR substrate-binding domain-containing protein, giving the protein MHYQQIRAFHLVAREGSVGRAAEIMGLSQPTVSQHLKGLEGRYGLRLFEKRGRGLALTETGRELANVTDRLMEQVDAIENILTLRPKSAAGRLRVVSDSPPIAVRIVRHLLNEHPDIDVSIRKASVDDAVEALMALRADVGVVVEPLVGTSLEILPFGIERLFACFPAGSGLVRNSVFPLELVSEQTIILREKQSRTRALIERAMGSNDLVPGRVIEIEGAEVVREAVANGLGISFFSESECPPDPRLGYAPVKARRGKTSFVEYVLLRRDRRHVPEIKAFSTAAQILRHGAEAVAKRD